In Phormidium yuhuli AB48, one genomic interval encodes:
- a CDS encoding ABC transporter ATP-binding protein produces the protein MTDTILQLDGLTKHYPQTAVPAVDTVNLSLPKGQILSLLGPSGCGKTTLLRLIAGFERPNDGQIILENRAIAGRGRWIPPEKRNLGMVFQEYALFPHLTVADNIAFGLKKRQLKGGEIKQRVAEALSLVELDGLQNRYPHQLSGGQRQRVALARALAPRPVLMLLDEPLSNLDVRVRLYLRHEIRAILKKTGMTAVFVTHDCEEAMSISDVVGVMRQGRLEQMDSPEAIYREPASRFVAEFVTQANFLQARRSGSEWETELGRFSVAAAGELSGEVGDVMIREEDVRVQPDESGEVQVRDRQFLGREHRYCLQMPSGRCVHARSHEVLGLTIGARVKVEIPQEAARVFPPAQRELTAAAK, from the coding sequence ATGACTGACACCATTCTCCAGCTTGATGGTTTGACTAAGCATTATCCGCAAACGGCTGTTCCAGCGGTGGATACGGTCAATTTGTCCTTACCCAAGGGACAGATTCTCTCCCTGTTGGGCCCCTCCGGCTGCGGTAAAACGACTCTATTACGCTTGATTGCAGGCTTTGAGCGACCCAATGACGGTCAGATTATCTTAGAGAACCGGGCGATCGCCGGCCGGGGACGCTGGATTCCCCCGGAAAAGCGCAATCTGGGCATGGTATTTCAGGAATATGCCCTATTTCCCCATCTGACGGTGGCGGATAACATTGCCTTTGGCTTAAAGAAGCGGCAACTGAAGGGAGGGGAGATTAAACAGCGGGTGGCGGAGGCCCTGAGTTTGGTGGAACTCGATGGACTCCAGAATCGCTATCCTCATCAACTATCTGGGGGACAACGGCAACGGGTGGCGTTGGCCCGGGCCCTGGCCCCTCGGCCGGTGTTGATGTTGCTGGATGAACCCCTGAGTAATTTGGATGTGCGGGTGCGCCTCTATTTGCGTCATGAGATTCGTGCCATTCTCAAGAAAACCGGGATGACGGCAGTGTTTGTTACCCATGATTGTGAAGAGGCCATGTCCATCTCAGATGTGGTGGGGGTGATGCGTCAGGGACGTTTGGAACAGATGGATAGCCCCGAAGCCATTTATCGTGAACCGGCTTCGCGGTTTGTCGCGGAGTTTGTCACTCAGGCTAATTTCTTGCAGGCCCGCCGTTCCGGGAGTGAGTGGGAAACGGAATTGGGTCGTTTTTCGGTGGCGGCGGCGGGGGAACTCTCTGGCGAAGTTGGCGATGTGATGATTCGCGAGGAAGATGTCCGGGTGCAGCCGGATGAGTCGGGCGAGGTTCAGGTGCGAGATCGCCAGTTCTTGGGCCGGGAACATCGCTATTGTCTGCAAATGCCCTCGGGCCGCTGTGTTCACGCTCGCAGTCATGAGGTGCTGGGGTTAACGATTGGGGCACGGGTTAAGGTGGAGATTCCTCAGGAGGCGGCCCGGGTGTTTCCGCCGGCTCAGCGGGAGTTGACGGCGGCGGCAAAATAA
- a CDS encoding phosphodiester glycosidase family protein, with protein sequence MTAFIALTLAGTLFATVPLSSDPPYKFKVVRREPGLRLYGNGVDWVQELDLSTGVSLQLFYPRHVQDWGEGADDLGNVPQYDTGVSVSIDPQPIEVHWQDLQERWGDRAFSVTNGQFFGSQPLQLAFPLKADGIIYSGGYAGLGEYPGEKKMLIIQGQQAQILPFPEVGYPENPLFSEIPNLLVGLDEWADKGIKRAVGRTFVGVGDRNQDGTSEILWIFNSPAATQLRAARVLRALGAQGVMMLDGGGSTQLVVQGVERLRSRDRTPRAIPHSLGVILPPPSTPAEPAETPGPPPEESPP encoded by the coding sequence TTGACAGCTTTCATCGCCCTCACCCTCGCCGGAACCCTATTCGCCACGGTTCCCCTGTCCAGCGATCCCCCCTACAAGTTTAAGGTAGTCCGCCGGGAGCCGGGACTGCGGCTGTATGGCAATGGGGTCGATTGGGTTCAGGAACTGGACTTAAGTACTGGGGTATCCCTACAACTGTTTTACCCCCGTCATGTGCAAGATTGGGGGGAGGGAGCGGACGACTTGGGCAACGTTCCTCAATATGATACCGGCGTGAGTGTCTCCATTGACCCCCAACCCATCGAAGTCCATTGGCAGGATTTACAAGAACGTTGGGGCGATCGCGCCTTTTCCGTCACCAATGGTCAGTTTTTCGGCTCCCAGCCCCTACAATTGGCCTTCCCCCTCAAGGCCGATGGAATTATCTACAGTGGCGGTTATGCGGGATTAGGGGAATATCCGGGAGAAAAGAAAATGCTGATCATTCAAGGCCAGCAGGCCCAAATTCTCCCCTTCCCCGAAGTCGGTTATCCTGAGAATCCCTTGTTCTCCGAGATTCCCAATCTCCTCGTTGGCTTAGACGAATGGGCCGACAAAGGGATTAAACGGGCCGTTGGGCGTACCTTTGTCGGCGTGGGCGATCGCAATCAAGACGGAACCTCAGAAATTCTCTGGATTTTCAACTCCCCCGCCGCCACCCAACTGCGAGCGGCCCGGGTACTACGGGCCTTGGGCGCTCAAGGGGTGATGATGTTAGATGGGGGAGGTTCGACACAATTAGTCGTCCAGGGAGTCGAACGCCTGCGATCGCGCGATCGCACTCCCCGAGCCATCCCTCACAGTCTAGGGGTTATTTTGCCGCCGCCGTCAACTCCCGCTGAGCCGGCGGAAACACCCGGGCCGCCTCCTGAGGAATCTCCACCTTAA
- a CDS encoding M15 family metallopeptidase, producing MVDDIPEALRDRPLERPSGTPTTSTATTGMPILFLIFALTASVALGGLGWYLWQNQGQGPRLAESTSTSPEEMTPATDGTSAENPNLLGHFPYEEAPPEDLRPIVSDNTIQLRAAAAEAYLEMEAAARADGVWLMPLSGFRSVEDQEYLFFEIKAQRGQVPSQRAAVSAPPGYSEHHTGYAIDIGDADVPATNLSPDFENTAAFKWLRENAAYFSFELSFPRDNPQNIMYEPWHWRFVGDRHSLETFYKARELFEDGELEEFD from the coding sequence ATGGTTGATGATATTCCCGAAGCATTACGCGATCGCCCCCTTGAACGCCCCTCGGGGACCCCAACCACCTCTACAGCGACGACGGGGATGCCGATTCTCTTCCTAATCTTCGCCCTCACCGCCAGCGTCGCCCTGGGAGGACTAGGCTGGTATCTCTGGCAGAATCAGGGCCAGGGTCCCCGCTTAGCTGAGTCAACGTCCACTTCCCCGGAGGAGATGACCCCAGCCACAGACGGAACGTCCGCCGAAAATCCCAATCTCTTGGGGCATTTTCCCTATGAGGAGGCTCCCCCCGAGGACTTGCGACCGATTGTGTCTGACAATACCATCCAACTGCGAGCCGCGGCGGCGGAGGCCTATTTAGAGATGGAAGCGGCGGCCCGAGCCGATGGGGTGTGGTTGATGCCCCTATCCGGCTTTCGTTCCGTGGAAGACCAGGAATATCTCTTTTTTGAGATTAAAGCCCAACGGGGACAAGTGCCCAGTCAACGGGCCGCCGTGAGCGCTCCTCCCGGCTATAGTGAACATCATACCGGCTATGCGATTGATATTGGCGATGCCGATGTTCCGGCGACGAATCTCTCCCCTGATTTTGAGAATACGGCGGCCTTTAAGTGGTTACGAGAGAATGCTGCCTATTTTAGTTTTGAGTTATCCTTTCCTCGTGATAATCCTCAAAACATTATGTATGAACCCTGGCATTGGCGGTTTGTGGGCGATCGTCATAGCTTAGAAACCTTCTATAAAGCCAGAGAACTGTTCGAGGATGGGGAATTAGAGGAATTTGATTAG
- a CDS encoding methyltransferase domain-containing protein — protein MNEQEKKHLEAVRQQFERSPYPRQALDQTPKDSPSYLYRHHFASAYYHRNQQVIDPKDKLILDAGCGSGYKALALAYANPGAKIVGIDFSEESVKLARTRLEYHGVENVQFEAMAIEDIASLGMEFDYINCDEVLYLLPDPEGGLRALKSVLKPQGILRGNLHSAFQRVYFFRAQKLFKMMGLMEDDVSDEMAMELSQETMEALRDSVDLKKKVWNSRIKDNPEGLLANYLLREDRGYTIPDLFELLEKTDLEFISMFNWRQWNPFDLFVEEDKLPAFLGMSLPATSIEERLHLYELLNPIHRLLDFWVGHPDGGGEWLPPVEWDTEHWHRAQVHLHPLLRTDSTRSRLETSVQHYQAFNISQQLPIPGVGKVMIDSTTAACLLPLFYGSQPFSTLMGFFHDLRPRNPVTGETTSDDEAFAAVRGLLQSLESLSFVFLSLEP, from the coding sequence ATGAATGAGCAAGAAAAAAAACATTTAGAAGCTGTAAGGCAGCAATTTGAACGGTCTCCCTATCCTCGACAAGCCCTCGACCAAACCCCAAAAGATAGTCCCAGCTATCTTTACAGACACCATTTTGCCAGTGCTTACTATCACCGCAACCAACAGGTCATTGACCCGAAGGATAAGCTGATTTTAGATGCTGGATGTGGTAGTGGCTATAAGGCATTGGCTCTAGCCTACGCCAATCCCGGCGCCAAGATTGTCGGCATTGACTTTTCTGAGGAGTCCGTGAAGTTAGCCCGAACTCGTCTGGAGTATCACGGCGTTGAGAACGTTCAGTTTGAGGCGATGGCCATCGAAGACATCGCCAGTCTGGGGATGGAGTTTGATTACATCAACTGTGATGAGGTACTGTACTTACTCCCAGACCCAGAAGGAGGACTGCGGGCCCTCAAATCGGTTCTTAAGCCTCAGGGAATACTTCGCGGCAACCTCCACAGTGCCTTCCAACGGGTGTACTTCTTCCGAGCTCAGAAGCTCTTTAAGATGATGGGGCTGATGGAGGATGATGTCAGCGATGAGATGGCGATGGAACTCTCTCAAGAGACCATGGAGGCTCTGCGAGACTCGGTTGATCTCAAAAAGAAGGTTTGGAACTCCCGTATTAAAGATAACCCCGAGGGACTCTTAGCCAACTACTTGTTACGAGAAGATCGCGGTTACACCATCCCGGATCTATTTGAGCTGCTTGAGAAGACCGACTTAGAATTTATTAGTATGTTCAACTGGCGGCAGTGGAATCCTTTTGACCTGTTTGTCGAGGAGGACAAGTTGCCGGCGTTCCTGGGAATGAGTTTACCGGCCACCTCCATTGAAGAACGACTCCATCTCTATGAACTCCTCAACCCCATTCACCGTCTCCTAGACTTTTGGGTAGGACATCCTGATGGGGGCGGGGAATGGCTCCCACCGGTAGAATGGGACACCGAACACTGGCACAGGGCCCAAGTTCACCTCCATCCCCTCTTACGGACTGACTCAACCCGGAGTCGCCTCGAAACCTCTGTGCAGCACTATCAAGCCTTTAATATCAGTCAACAGCTACCCATCCCTGGAGTCGGAAAGGTCATGATTGATAGTACAACAGCCGCTTGTCTACTGCCGTTGTTCTATGGCTCTCAGCCTTTTTCCACGCTCATGGGCTTCTTCCATGACCTTCGTCCCCGGAACCCGGTAACCGGTGAGACCACCTCGGACGACGAAGCCTTTGCCGCTGTTCGGGGTCTGCTACAAAGTCTAGAATCTCTCTCGTTTGTTTTTCTGTCGTTAGAACCCTAG
- a CDS encoding type IV pilin-like G/H family protein: MKTAFQTKFIQHLSNRKGKDEGFTLIELLVVIIIIGILAAIALPSFLNQAAKARQSEAKNAVGAVMRQQQAHRLENGDFAQDFDELKIGLPEKTDNYEYKIEPDSSSKTVVTATPEDPDVLLAYAGGVFVTDGGQTAAGACQTEEPSGNAPAPTGVNAEGTVDCPGGAEPMK, translated from the coding sequence ATGAAAACTGCATTTCAAACTAAGTTCATCCAACACCTGAGCAACCGTAAAGGAAAAGACGAAGGTTTTACCCTAATTGAACTTCTGGTCGTTATTATCATTATCGGTATTTTGGCAGCCATCGCTCTGCCCTCGTTCCTGAACCAAGCGGCAAAAGCCAGACAGTCTGAAGCGAAAAACGCTGTGGGTGCGGTGATGCGTCAGCAACAAGCCCACCGTCTGGAAAATGGTGATTTTGCACAGGACTTTGATGAGCTCAAAATTGGTCTGCCTGAGAAGACTGATAACTACGAGTACAAAATCGAACCCGATAGTTCGTCTAAAACCGTTGTCACGGCTACCCCTGAAGATCCTGATGTTCTCCTCGCCTATGCCGGTGGAGTCTTTGTGACTGATGGTGGTCAGACTGCGGCAGGTGCTTGTCAGACGGAAGAACCTTCTGGAAACGCTCCTGCTCCGACCGGTGTTAATGCTGAAGGAACCGTTGACTGCCCTGGTGGTGCTGAACCGATGAAATAG
- a CDS encoding O-linked N-acetylglucosamine transferase family protein, producing the protein MSQERGVSLRPVIELAEAGQVDADVFKNYVEYLQKNKACDDERSQLLTALWALDFAQEGVSELIQTTVETAPPQSPLRRQFFQLAAADLQKRQRPNQSLIAIARLWQQLQPGNIPVLVGLINLYQQQGDYERGVDYARIFCDRAPDIPKKIAAHYLLLRCLLTSGGGFERARGVHQSLERLLEQLVQEQPPLELPDIIQGFAVTSFLPYLEDNPQKLHRLRSQVSGFLQGKVREQFGFTEPPPPSGQLRRIGYLSASFRRNSVGYLVRWLLKAHHPQLQVFAYSLRQTGDAIQQEIAESVSHFRDCSQLQIPQIAQLIRQDGLDLLIDLDSLISSPVN; encoded by the coding sequence GTGAGTCAGGAGCGAGGGGTGTCACTACGGCCCGTGATTGAGTTGGCAGAAGCCGGACAGGTTGATGCTGATGTGTTTAAGAATTATGTCGAATACTTGCAAAAAAATAAAGCTTGTGATGATGAAAGGTCACAGCTATTAACCGCTCTCTGGGCCCTGGATTTTGCTCAGGAGGGGGTGAGTGAGTTGATTCAAACCACGGTGGAGACAGCGCCCCCTCAATCGCCGCTGCGGCGTCAATTTTTTCAGTTGGCGGCGGCGGACTTGCAAAAGAGACAACGTCCTAATCAGAGTCTAATTGCGATCGCCCGCCTTTGGCAGCAGCTACAACCGGGAAATATCCCCGTCTTAGTGGGCCTGATTAATCTCTATCAGCAACAGGGAGACTATGAACGGGGCGTTGATTATGCTCGGATATTTTGCGATCGCGCCCCGGATATCCCCAAAAAAATTGCCGCTCATTATCTGCTGCTACGCTGTCTATTGACCTCGGGGGGAGGCTTTGAGCGGGCGCGAGGGGTTCATCAGTCCTTGGAAAGGCTACTGGAACAACTGGTTCAGGAACAGCCCCCCCTGGAACTCCCCGATATCATTCAAGGGTTCGCTGTCACCTCCTTTCTGCCCTATTTGGAGGATAATCCTCAAAAATTGCATCGTCTGCGTTCTCAGGTATCGGGATTTCTACAAGGGAAGGTTCGCGAACAGTTCGGATTCACGGAACCGCCGCCGCCATCGGGACAGTTGCGGCGAATTGGCTATCTCTCGGCTTCCTTTCGCCGTAACTCCGTCGGCTATCTGGTGCGTTGGCTGCTGAAGGCCCATCATCCCCAGTTGCAGGTGTTTGCGTATTCCTTGCGACAGACGGGAGATGCGATTCAACAGGAGATTGCTGAGTCGGTGAGCCATTTTCGTGACTGTTCTCAACTCCAGATTCCCCAAATTGCCCAGTTGATTCGCCAGGATGGGTTAGATTTACTGATTGATCTCGATAGTCTCATATCAAGTCCGGTTAATTAG
- a CDS encoding O-linked N-acetylglucosamine transferase, SPINDLY family protein has protein sequence MLALKPAPVQATWLGFDASGLPAIDYFLVSDRLLPDSAQEDYSHRIQRLPGSFIAVEGFEVGVPTQRREDLGIPPDAVVYLSSQTGAKRHPENGRSQLRILKQVPNSYFLIKGLYSDRHSLETFFTELAEAEGVNPQQLRFLPDDLTEASHRANLSLADVVLDTFPYNGATTTLETLWMGIPVVTQWGEQFASRHSYEFLQQAGISEGIARNEAEYVDWGVRLGGDRPLREDIAWRLRQSRHTSPLWNPQQFAREMEASFAEMVSRNSP, from the coding sequence GTGTTGGCCCTGAAACCGGCCCCGGTTCAGGCGACGTGGTTGGGATTTGACGCCTCGGGCCTACCGGCGATTGACTATTTCTTGGTGAGCGATCGCCTTCTCCCGGATTCGGCCCAAGAGGATTATTCTCATCGGATTCAGCGTCTACCGGGGAGTTTTATCGCCGTGGAAGGGTTTGAGGTTGGGGTTCCCACACAACGACGGGAGGATTTGGGAATTCCCCCAGATGCGGTGGTGTATCTGAGTTCCCAGACGGGGGCGAAACGTCATCCTGAGAATGGGCGATCGCAACTGCGGATTCTGAAGCAAGTTCCCAATAGCTATTTTCTGATTAAGGGCCTCTACAGCGATCGCCATTCCCTAGAAACCTTTTTTACCGAACTCGCCGAAGCTGAAGGAGTGAACCCCCAGCAACTGCGTTTTCTCCCCGATGATCTCACGGAAGCTAGTCACCGGGCCAATCTCAGTTTGGCGGATGTGGTGTTGGATACCTTTCCCTACAATGGGGCTACTACAACCCTAGAAACACTTTGGATGGGGATTCCTGTAGTAACCCAGTGGGGGGAACAGTTCGCCAGCCGCCATAGTTATGAGTTTCTGCAACAGGCGGGAATTTCTGAGGGAATTGCCCGGAATGAGGCGGAGTATGTGGATTGGGGAGTGCGTTTGGGGGGCGATCGCCCTTTGCGCGAGGACATCGCCTGGCGTTTACGTCAGTCTCGCCACACCTCCCCCCTCTGGAATCCTCAGCAATTTGCCCGTGAGATGGAAGCTAGCTTCGCCGAGATGGTCTCCCGAAACTCACCCTAA
- a CDS encoding tetratricopeptide repeat protein gives MSTLEFEDDFSGALERALAEYEGILQELEDGEDTERSPSSEACLQILLLRDKIQSQVTREHSPSTQAVLRLISLDERLSQQGGLIAKTLPLDKFRDLIDPPESAWWWYVQPDKEIHPWDTFNWLWELLTVPILASNFALVAAISSRFLAAGPDALGAFATISQGLIALFAAGAPLSQVGQEVIERWLTAFNLPKYLWHEAKLTLALTVFLGLLGFQSYLPNIARFYVRRGIAAQRQFQTTIALAQFQRALELDPNNMEAHFRLGNLYEDLLEFEQAKAEYRVALLGDCIEAYNNLGRLYIVRPRDYTGAATLLRQGQLKLENRDMVEIQFCSSASLPALESALLKNLGWARLMQGRPLDAQSELRQALEINPYDGASHCLLAQALEAQNEDPAEVLERWQQCYALARGLNPEEDNWLEMARQRLFQAEFEEAEPSAVPDQGPPPDR, from the coding sequence ATGAGTACGTTAGAATTTGAGGACGACTTTAGTGGCGCCTTGGAGCGAGCCTTGGCGGAATACGAGGGAATCCTACAAGAGCTTGAAGACGGTGAGGACACAGAGCGATCGCCCTCTTCCGAGGCCTGCCTGCAGATTTTACTGCTACGGGACAAAATTCAAAGCCAAGTCACCCGAGAGCATTCCCCTTCAACCCAGGCGGTTCTTCGGCTTATTTCCCTCGATGAACGCCTCAGTCAACAGGGGGGACTCATTGCCAAAACCCTTCCCTTAGATAAATTTCGTGACCTAATCGACCCCCCCGAATCAGCCTGGTGGTGGTATGTTCAGCCCGACAAGGAGATTCACCCCTGGGATACCTTCAATTGGCTCTGGGAACTGTTGACGGTTCCCATCCTGGCCTCAAATTTTGCCCTCGTTGCTGCCATTTCCTCTCGCTTCTTGGCGGCAGGTCCTGACGCGCTTGGTGCTTTTGCTACTATCTCACAGGGCCTCATTGCCCTGTTTGCCGCTGGTGCCCCCCTGAGTCAAGTGGGCCAAGAGGTCATTGAGCGATGGCTGACAGCGTTCAATCTGCCCAAGTATTTATGGCATGAAGCCAAATTAACGCTGGCCCTGACCGTCTTTCTGGGATTATTGGGATTCCAATCCTATTTACCCAACATTGCCCGCTTTTACGTCCGACGAGGCATCGCAGCTCAACGGCAGTTTCAAACCACCATAGCCTTAGCTCAGTTCCAACGAGCCTTGGAACTCGATCCTAACAATATGGAAGCACATTTCCGCTTAGGCAATCTTTATGAAGACTTACTCGAATTTGAGCAAGCGAAAGCTGAATATCGAGTGGCGTTGCTCGGAGACTGTATTGAAGCCTATAACAATTTAGGCCGTCTCTATATTGTCCGGCCTAGAGATTACACTGGAGCGGCGACCTTGTTGAGACAGGGACAGTTAAAACTGGAAAATCGCGACATGGTCGAAATCCAATTCTGTTCGTCGGCGAGTCTTCCCGCTCTTGAATCTGCCTTGTTAAAGAATCTTGGCTGGGCGCGGTTGATGCAAGGCCGACCCCTTGATGCTCAGAGTGAACTCAGACAAGCGCTGGAGATTAACCCCTATGACGGGGCCTCCCACTGCTTGTTAGCCCAAGCCTTGGAAGCCCAAAATGAAGATCCAGCGGAGGTTTTAGAGCGATGGCAACAGTGTTATGCCTTGGCTCGGGGACTTAATCCCGAAGAGGATAATTGGCTGGAGATGGCCCGCCAGCGGCTGTTTCAAGCTGAGTTTGAGGAGGCTGAACCGTCCGCTGTTCCTGATCAGG